Part of the Chanodichthys erythropterus isolate Z2021 chromosome 13, ASM2448905v1, whole genome shotgun sequence genome is shown below.
CCTTGGAGTACCTTCAGAGAAATATCCTGGCAATATTTAACAAAGTCTATTCTCCTTTGGCCGATGATGATAACAGTTATCACAGCAATTATCATTTTGCATAAAATATGTGACTAAAGTATATTTTACATgacataatacattttaaaaaaattacaacttaCCAATTAGTACGGAGAAGACCCTAGCAGGCTCTTTGCCAGTGATTTTACGGTACACATCTGGGTAGTCTAGCTCCAAACTCTCTAGAAATGCCTCATATCCTTTCAGGCCAGTTCTTTGTAATATGTCCAGCAGCACCCCTACAAgcaaataaaaatagtcattcctAAACTCTATATGAATATCTAGAAACCTGAGGTGTTAAGATAAGAGTATATGCTtagaaaataagataaaaagctgaattttacagtaaatatgCCTGTCAGCATTTTGTAGCATATTTAATGTTTACAAAACATTACTTTAGGTGGTCTGACACATCTTACCAACTTTTCGGCGTCTGATAATCAAACTGGGGTCATTGTAGATCTGTTCCTCGTCCTCGCTACTCAGCACCTTACACTGTCTCAGATAAGGCGTTATCCTTGAGGGCTCAATGGTCTTGATGAGAAGCATTCTGTAGTCTTCCAGCCGTGCCCAGcactcatcatcatcttcaacCTCCAAAACTCCTGTGCCATCAGACATGACTGACACTAGCTCTCTGTTGGCTTGACAAGAGTTGTCTGATAGGAAGCTTTATAGCCAAATGCACGTTACACATTTGGCTGGTCTCTAAactcaaataggaaatgaagTTCACTGAGCACTGCGGTGGCAGAAGTTCCCCTTTTCCAGTTGTCagtgcattgttttttttataatttcccTCTATTTCACAATAAACTGTTGTGTTGAAATGTACTTCTTGTAGTGTATGGTTGCAGAATGAGTACAGTACATAAACTAAAGACATTTTCTAAAGAATTGACAGTCATCTATGAATTATTTATTCAGTGTTAAGTGTCTCTATGATCTTAACTTGGCAGCATCTGTGAGGCTTCCAGCTCACACAAAATACAACACCTTTTATCAGGATACTGACAGGAATTCATCTCACGTGAGTGTACatgaacttaaacatttttttaaaactattttttttttttaagagaactACTGTGTGCCCCTTAAAGAACTCTAGAAATACCATACTTTTATCAAGTGGTATTGAACATACCAAAACATCATATGATAAATTTACGATTTATCAAAAATGTCGCTTTTTGATTACATAAGTTGCACATTACGATCAAATAATATAAAAGGATAAAAACTATAAACACTAGTTTAATAGACTAATACAAAAACATAAATGACAAGACATTTCACAATTCcaaataatttattcaaaaaacaacggcaacaaaacaaaagtataaaatattttaagaataACTTACAATAATTCAGTGCAAAGTCTTTTATCCCCAAAGAAAATTGCCAGGACGCATGTTCTTACAACAAAACATATGGATGGAGTAAAATAAATCAGTACAATGAACACATACTGGTCCCTTAAACTAATAATAACGTTAGATTGAACAGAATCTAAAGCCATTAGCACTTCACTGCTATAGCATGGTATGGACATTAAACAACTGATGAATCTTATGTAACTTGACGCCGACTCTTTTGCCTTTTTGTACGGATTCCTGAGAACTGTTTTGCTGATGCTTCGTTTTCATTCATGTTAAGCTCAATCCtctgaaagagaaaaaatacattagcaaaatatactaaaaacaaacaaacaaacgttACTTCAATGTTAAGCGCAACTTACTGCAGGCTTAACACTTTTTTTCCTCTGTAGTAAATGCAAGTCGTCATCTTCATCACTAGTGTTATCTGACTGACATTTCTCAGATGGGTTTATAGTGGCCAAAATGGCTGGTAATGTAAAGCATGACAAGAAACGAGCCTTGAAAAGCAGGTACGCTGGATTTGAGGCAAACCTTTCTGCAATCATTTTACGGATGGCAGCTACTTGAGCTTCTTCTCCCATGCCATTTTGATACTCAACTGGCAGTTTTTTCACTGCAGATGTAAGCAGAGATTGTTTAGCTTTGAGCAAACAAGTCAGTGTTTTCATGCTGGCAGCAGATGGTGGAAGGTAAGGCAAAGACATCTCTAGATGAGGTATCGGTATTCCACCTTTCCCATTTATCCAGTCATCTACTTCAGATGACTGCTCAGGAAATATCAAGTGAGGATCGAAGCTCACACCATCAGAGGGAACATCAGAAATAGGGATCAATGGTTCATTTAAAGTTGTGATTTGAGGTACTACCGATGGAGCTACAACACGAGGTGATGGAGCAACTACACTAGGTGATGGAGCTACAAAACGAGGTGATTGAGCTACAGCACAAGGCGGTGGAGCTACAACACAAGGTGGTGGAGCAACTACACGAGGCGGTGGAGCAACTACACGAGGCGATGGAGCAACAACACTAGGCGATGGAGCAACAACACTAGGCGATGGAGCAACAACACTAGGCGATGGAGCAACAACACTAGGTGATGGAGCTACAACACGAGGCGACTGAGCTACAACATGAGGCGGTGGAGCTACAACACGAGGCGGTGGAGCTACAACACGAGGCGGTGGAGCTACAACACGAGGCGGTGGAGCTACAACACGAGGCAGTGGAGCTACAACACTAGGTGATGGAGCTACAACACGAGGCGACTGAGTTACAACAGGAGGCGGTGGAGCTATAACACGAGGCGGTGGAGCATCTACACAAGGTGATTGAGCAACAACTGTAGGTGATGGACCTACAACACGAGGCGGTGGAGCAACAACACCAGGTGATGGAGCAACTACACAAGGTGATGGAGCAACAACACTAGGTAATGGAGCTACAACATGAGCCGACTGAGCTACAACACGAGACGGTGAAGCTACAACACGAGGCGACTGAGCTACAACACGAGGCGGTGGAGCAACTACACTAGGTGATGCAGCAACAGGAGGTGATGGAGCAACAACATAAAGTGATGAAGCTACAACCTGAGGGGATGAGGCTGCAAACTGAAGTGCTCCCAGAGGTTGGAGAGGTCTTCCAGGAGCACAAACGGGGCTCAATATTGTGAAGGGTAAACTGTTCTGTTGGATGATGGTTGGCAGCTGACTAGTTTTCACAGGAAACAAGCCATTTTCAGAAACACCACAAGGCTTTGCCACTTCATTTGTTGGTCCACTAGTCAAAGTTTGCACAGTCAAGGGAACTGGAATAACACTGAAAACAGCATGAGATGAACTGGGAACAGTTGATGGAGATGATTTATATTGCCTTACAATCGCTTCATCAGAGGAGGAGTCTGATGAGTTCTTTGTAGCTTCAACATTAGAACTTTTCTGGTCAACATTGGTAGGTGCTTGGGACAACCCCTGAACACTATGTGGCATACTTTGGTTCTGTACTAAACTAGTAGTTGAAAGAGGCATCTGGATGCCTGAATTATTACCTCTGGGGCTAATGTTCATAGAGGAGGAAGTCTTTTGGGTATAGCTGGTGGCATCTGAGACAGAAGAACTTATAAGGGCTGGACTGAcagaagcagcagcaacaataggGGCAGATGATAATGGGTATAAATTGGTTGAGGTAAATGGACAAGTACTGTTATTTAGGGGGGAACTGTTTGGCACAATCAGTGTCTGGTTGCTTGGGATATTAGCAGAAAGTGGGCCAGTTATTTGTACCAAACCAGTGGGGGTAAGAATCCAGTTTAAAGGCTGCGTCTGCAATGTAACAGTCTGAACAGCGTGTTTGCTCTTTTTTTGTTTCTGTGACACTTTTTTGCTACTTTTAGCTTTTGAGTCTTCCATTAGGGCTTGGACTTTCTCAGTAGGTTTGCGGATGCGTTTCGTAGATCTGACGCAGTCGGAGTCCTCTTCACTTGGTGATGTGGACATTGAGGTTGTAATGGGTTGCGCAGGAGGTGTCCCTTTTATTACCGGTGGAGGAATCGGTGACATAGCTTGTGGAGGTGACTGTAGTAGTAGTGATACTTTCTGTCCTTTAGGCATTAAAGGTTTCACTGCCTCCTGTATGTTTGGCTGTGTAATGACAAGATTGTTGGGATGAATCAAAGCAAGGGGCATCATTTGCCTGACTGGCAGCTGGGGAGGGTTAAGATGATGAACTGGCTGCAGGGGAGGTGGATGTTGAGGAGGTTCTGCAGGTTTCTTGTGTTCAGCTTTCTTCTTTCCTTCCTGAAGCATCACTGCCACTGTTTTAGGAGGACCTAAATAAACTTAGGAAAGACACATTAACATTATGCACGTTTTGACAGAAATAACCAGAGCTCTTTGGATGTGTgtatttttgctattttatttaaaaaatttaaaatggatAAATATAAATGGAGATACCTGTTGTCGGGTTACATACAGAAACAGGCTCCTGGAAAAAGGAGACAGGAGAAAACAACTGACAACACTGATAGAACCTACTagatattaatttctttatttcaaaaaaaaaaaaaaaatatatataaataaataaataaattatatatatggctgccccctaatagtcaTCTAAACTCCACAGGAATTGGCAATCCTATTTTCCAATGCCACCCACAAGtaaatatttaagtaattaaattaatatcataaatgtGTGACTACTAGTCGACTAATGGCTTAAACGAAGGACTATTAGTCGACTAGAAAATCCGAGGGCATCCCTATAACACAGTATGACAACTACACTAATAAACGCAAGATGCTGGATTGATAAATACCTTAATGCCTTTCTCTTGCTGAATTTCAATGACATTTCTGCAACCCATGACATCTATGTGAAAAGCCTGTTTTCAGACATAACACAAAACTATGTGAAACACTGTAATCTTCGTTTCTTTTATTTCATCATAAATGTTGACAAAGATGTTAGGCTTActttgataaaaaatataagCATTGATGTCTTAGGAAGAGGGATGTCTTCTGCTTTTTTTCCAACAATATCACCTGTAAAGTGATTATTGATTAATTATTGACAACAAAAACATATGCATTAAACTATTCGCTTATAACTAGGCCCACTTGGAATCTGAACATTATAAGAACACTATAAACTTAAAGTCAATGTAAATTGTGGTTCACATTTTAGTTCCAAAATGAGACATATCCGTAGTGAAGCTAAATAAAAGCTAAACTTCTGATATGATATCTGAAGTTGCTAAAACATTGCTTCAACATCACTTTAAGTAATGGTATCGTTATCCAGTACTGTGCCTGACACAAGTTGTTTCAGAAGAAGTGCAAATTTGATTAAGGaatacaaatttattttttgtgcaaGCTCCATGCAGGCCTACTTATAACTACACTACATATTTTTAGGTGTTTTGTCAGAAGTCAAACAAGGGTCTGTACCTTTGCAAAGTGTATTTTCTTTCACTGGGAGAGGCATGATCACATTACCAATCCATGGGGTGATAGCTTTCAGGAGGTCATTTTTAAGGCTGAGCATGTCCTGAACCAgccttctttttttaatatttcctgGATTTTCCTGGACTTTCTTTTTATTTGCTGGACTTTTTACGttcttttgaaaagaaaaacatattACCAATATCAAGTATATCAATTTTTagtaagtaaatatattttccaaatgttactTAAAAAATATGAAGTATGATTATAAAGAGAATATGCTgccttaaagtgttagttccaaaaatgaaaataatgtcatttattactcgtaagaccttcgttaatcttcggaacacaaattaagatattttagttgaaatccgatggctccgtgaggcctccatagggagcaatgacatttcctctttcgAGATCcataaaaggtactaaaaacatatttaaatcagttcatgtgagtacagttgttcaatattaatattataaagcgacgagaatatttttggtgctgcaaaaaaccccaaaataacgacatatagtgatggccgatttcaaaacactgcttcatgaagcatcggagcataaatgaatcagcgtgtcgaatctgttgttcggagcgccaaagtcatgtcatttcagccgtttggcagtttgacacacgatccgaatcgtgattcgatacactgattcatttgtgttccgaatcttcatgaagcagtgttttgaaatcggccatcactaaataagtcggtttttttttttttttttttggagcaccaaaaatattctcgtcgctttataatattaatattgaaccgctgtgctcacatgacctgatttaaatatgtttttagtacattaatggatcttgagagaggaaatttcattgctggctatggaggcctcactgagccatcggatttcaactaaaatatcttaatttgtgttccgaagatgaacgaaggtcttactggtgtggaacggcatgagggtgagtaataaatgacagaatttttatttttgggtgaactgaccctttaaaaGGATCTGTTGgatacaaacattcttccaaatatcttcctttctGTACAGCAGagcaaataaatgtatacagtcTCAAGTCCGAATAAGGCTATAGTTTTAAAATCTAATTAGTTTTTGCCAAGTGGCGACCATTTTCCATTATGTTCAAacaaattttaataatgtaatggCCTTATGTTATTTACTATAAATGTAGATCTAGCATCATCTCTGTTAACCACACCTTTATTACAGATGTTCCCTTGCACTGCACGAAGAATCGAATATCACTCTCTGCCACCTTGATCATGGCCTTCTCATCGTCAGTCTGCAtgcatgaaattaaattaatttaaagaaaaatggcAGAACATATAAATCTGCACTGATCTGACAAGAAAAGAgaatgaagaaagaaaacatcttaCCTGGCTTTGCAGGACAACAGGATTCATACCCACATAAGTTCTTTCAATGTTTCCGAAGCGGTTCAGAACGGTGTTGCGCACCAAAATGGGCCTGACTTTCGAACACTTGCTCTTCTCTGATCGATTGCGGCCTAATTCTGATTCTTTAGTGGCATACTGTAGCTCCTCCTCATTGGTGGGAAGACGGACCCATACCGTCCTGAGAGTTTCTTGAGAAACAACCAGTAAGTTTGCATTTGCAGGTATCCATTTCTTCATATCTGTCTGTACATAGTCCTTTTGTGGCATTTCCATTGCTTCAACTAAGGGCACGTCTGGTTCAGCATCACTGTCCATAtactttaactttttttcatCCTCAGAGCTGGAGGAGGTTCCCatctcttttttatttttttttctcaaaacttTTCGTCTTTTTGCTTTTTGTTGTATTGTTGTTGGCTTCCTTTCTCTTTTTATGCCTTTATTttgacacttaaaaaaaaaaaaaaaacagtgtataTGATTATTTATGATATTTAATCTTCTTTTGAAAGCTACGAGACTGAACAATGAACTTACAGCTTTTGTCAGTAATTTCCACTTGTTCAGGCACTGGCAGTCAACCCGGTTTGGGATCTCTGACGCAATCTTACTCCACTTGCCTGGAAAATTATGATACACAATAGATAAAGACAAAGACAATATAGAGTCATTAGGCTACATTATGGATACATTTTGGTCTACCAAAAAAGCAATACATGTGGTTAGAGCTCCATattcatttgattaaaaacaaaatttaaatgatttaaattagTCATGATAAGTCATCTTGACCTAGCCTTGATGTTATTCGTtactcaaacttttgaacggtagtgtatatataccaaatgtgaaaaaaaaaaaaaaaaaaaaaaaaattataagagGGACATCACTTACCAACACCATATTTCTCAACCAATTTTTTTAGTAGTTCTACCTCCTCTTCGCTCCAAGGCCCCTTTTTCACATTCTCCTGAAGACAATCCAAATACCTAAGAtacaaaat
Proteins encoded:
- the snapc4 gene encoding snRNA-activating protein complex subunit 4, with product MASDDLLAKREKIQREILALESSLGADNSIIDLLSSDSDDESDDSGPAIEALPDDLETERLRIQREIEELENTLGANAALAGVLEDSEHGSDSSDEDSDDDDQLDLPQNVETCLQMNLVYQEVLKEKLSELEQLLKENRQQQKEVEAQLSGPSTSVSSVLGLPPQKLYLGYFMKPYFKDKLTGLGPPANPETKERLSHGTRPIDELKIRRWEGWQKTLLTNGVAKDILKRMLQPKLSKLDYLSAKMSRAGDEEKEQLKKQMELIEKDIEEISTLKDDQLVGNRHDDHDWEKISNIDFEGLRQAEDLKRFWQNYLHPSINKSVWKQDEIDKLKGIVEEYNCCHWDKIAEALGTNRTAFMCFQTYQRYISKTFKRKEWTPEEDQILRDLVEKMRIGNFIPYIQMSYFMPGRDGSQLSYRWTSVLDPSIKKGPWSKEEDQLLRNAVAKYGPKEWGKIKMEVPGRTDGACRDRYLDCLQENVKKGPWSEEEVELLKKLVEKYGVGKWSKIASEIPNRVDCQCLNKWKLLTKACQNKGIKRERKPTTIQQKAKRRKVLRKKNKKEMGTSSSSEDEKKLKYMDSDAEPDVPLVEAMEMPQKDYVQTDMKKWIPANANLLVVSQETLRTVWVRLPTNEEELQYATKESELGRNRSEKSKCSKVRPILVRNTVLNRFGNIERTYVGMNPVVLQSQTDDEKAMIKVAESDIRFFVQCKGTSVIKNVKSPANKKKVQENPGNIKKRRLVQDMLSLKNDLLKAITPWIGNVIMPLPVKENTLCKGDIVGKKAEDIPLPKTSMLIFFIKAFHIDVMGCRNVIEIQQEKGIKEPVSVCNPTTVYLGPPKTVAVMLQEGKKKAEHKKPAEPPQHPPPLQPVHHLNPPQLPVRQMMPLALIHPNNLVITQPNIQEAVKPLMPKGQKVSLLLQSPPQAMSPIPPPVIKGTPPAQPITTSMSTSPSEEDSDCVRSTKRIRKPTEKVQALMEDSKAKSSKKVSQKQKKSKHAVQTVTLQTQPLNWILTPTGLVQITGPLSANIPSNQTLIVPNSSPLNNSTCPFTSTNLYPLSSAPIVAAASVSPALISSSVSDATSYTQKTSSSMNISPRGNNSGIQMPLSTTSLVQNQSMPHSVQGLSQAPTNVDQKSSNVEATKNSSDSSSDEAIVRQYKSSPSTVPSSSHAVFSVIPVPLTVQTLTSGPTNEVAKPCGVSENGLFPVKTSQLPTIIQQNSLPFTILSPVCAPGRPLQPLGALQFAASSPQVVASSLYVVAPSPPVAASPSVVAPPPRVVAQSPRVVASPSRVVAQSAHVVAPLPSVVAPSPCVVAPSPGVVAPPPRVVGPSPTVVAQSPCVDAPPPRVIAPPPPVVTQSPRVVAPSPSVVAPLPRVVAPPPRVVAPPPRVVAPPPRVVAPPPHVVAQSPRVVAPSPSVVAPSPSVVAPSPSVVAPSPSVVAPSPRVVAPPPRVVAPPPCVVAPPPCAVAQSPRFVAPSPSVVAPSPRVVAPSVVPQITTLNEPLIPISDVPSDGVSFDPHLIFPEQSSEVDDWINGKGGIPIPHLEMSLPYLPPSAASMKTLTCLLKAKQSLLTSAVKKLPVEYQNGMGEEAQVAAIRKMIAERFASNPAYLLFKARFLSCFTLPAILATINPSEKCQSDNTSDEDDDLHLLQRKKSVKPARIELNMNENEASAKQFSGIRTKRQKSRRQVT